A part of Sinorhizobium chiapasense genomic DNA contains:
- a CDS encoding glucose/quinate/shikimate family membrane-bound PQQ-dependent dehydrogenase: MLIVLTAILFTLIGLALGAGGIKLLMLDGSPYYLIAGFGFLLTALLLFGRRAAALWVYALVVVGSLAWAIWEVGFDWWQLGPRGGVIILLGLWLLTPWIRRPLGFASPSGEHYSAAAWPLAVASLVSIGVAVFAMTQDPHDIPGDLQSGAIVAKANLGGNVPPGEWHQYGRTLFGQRYSPLDQINAENVANLRVAWQYQTGDVKRPDDIGETTYQVTPLKVKDTLYLCTPHSWVIALDAANGQEKWKYDSNSGMNPDRQHQTCRGVTYWADPAASPGSACAERVYLPTSDARLIALDAANGEVCTRFADNGVLHLEQGMRYNPAGYYYSTSPPVAVAGKIIVGGAVNDNYSTQEQSGVIRAFDINSGTLLWNWDSGNPDQTAPLPAGQFYTTNSPNSWSVSSVDEGLGLIYVPLGNQVPDQLGMGRSEHVEKYSSSIVALDINTGAPRWVRQTVHHDLWDMDVPAQPSLIDIAKEDGTVVPALVGPTKQGDLYVLDRRSGKPIIPVEEVAAPGGAIPEDISAPTQPVSGLTFMPPPLQERDMWGISMFDQFACRIAFRSLKYEGRYTPPSFEGTLVYPGNFGTFNWGSVAVDPERQVMFGMPTYLAFTSRLVPRDQIPPKQAGETGSEQGLNRNEGAPYGVFMGPFLGPLQIPCQAPPWGYVAGADLRTGKIAYKHKNGTVYDMTPLPLPFKVGVPGIGGPMITKGGVAFLGAAVDNYLRAYDLTTGSQLWEARLPAGGQSTPMTYAVGDKQYVLMVAGGHGSVGTKPGDYVIAYTLP; encoded by the coding sequence ATGCTCATCGTGCTGACGGCCATTCTCTTCACCCTGATCGGTCTTGCGCTCGGAGCGGGGGGAATCAAGCTCCTGATGCTGGACGGCAGTCCCTATTACCTGATCGCGGGGTTCGGTTTTCTGCTGACAGCGCTCCTGCTTTTCGGCCGGCGCGCTGCAGCGCTTTGGGTCTATGCGCTCGTCGTGGTCGGCTCGCTCGCCTGGGCGATCTGGGAGGTCGGCTTCGACTGGTGGCAGCTCGGCCCTCGCGGCGGTGTCATCATCCTCCTTGGGCTCTGGCTGCTCACTCCCTGGATCCGCCGCCCGCTCGGCTTCGCCAGCCCCTCCGGCGAGCACTACAGCGCCGCGGCATGGCCGCTTGCCGTCGCCAGCCTCGTTTCGATCGGCGTCGCCGTATTCGCGATGACGCAGGACCCGCACGATATCCCTGGCGACCTGCAGAGCGGCGCGATCGTTGCCAAGGCCAATCTTGGCGGCAATGTGCCGCCCGGCGAGTGGCACCAATACGGCCGTACACTCTTCGGGCAACGCTATTCGCCGCTCGACCAGATCAATGCGGAAAACGTCGCGAATCTCAGGGTCGCCTGGCAATACCAGACGGGCGACGTGAAGCGGCCAGACGATATCGGCGAGACCACCTATCAGGTGACGCCGCTCAAGGTGAAGGACACGCTCTATCTCTGCACGCCGCACAGCTGGGTGATCGCACTTGACGCCGCGAACGGCCAGGAAAAATGGAAATACGATTCCAACTCCGGCATGAACCCCGACCGCCAGCACCAGACCTGCCGCGGCGTCACCTATTGGGCCGATCCCGCCGCAAGCCCTGGAAGCGCCTGCGCCGAACGCGTCTACCTGCCGACGTCCGATGCGCGCCTGATCGCGCTCGACGCCGCGAACGGCGAGGTCTGCACGCGCTTTGCCGACAATGGCGTCCTGCATCTGGAACAGGGGATGAGGTACAACCCGGCTGGCTATTACTACTCGACGTCGCCGCCCGTCGCGGTCGCCGGCAAGATCATCGTCGGCGGTGCCGTCAACGACAACTATTCGACCCAGGAACAATCCGGCGTCATCCGTGCCTTCGACATCAACAGCGGCACGCTGCTGTGGAACTGGGACAGCGGTAACCCCGACCAGACAGCTCCATTGCCGGCCGGTCAGTTCTACACGACGAATTCGCCGAACAGCTGGTCGGTTTCCTCGGTCGACGAAGGTCTCGGCCTGATCTATGTGCCGCTCGGCAACCAGGTGCCGGACCAGCTCGGCATGGGCCGAAGCGAGCACGTGGAGAAATATTCCTCCTCGATCGTCGCGCTCGACATCAATACCGGCGCGCCGCGCTGGGTGCGCCAGACGGTGCACCACGACCTCTGGGACATGGACGTGCCGGCGCAACCGTCGCTCATCGACATCGCCAAGGAAGATGGAACGGTCGTGCCGGCGCTCGTCGGGCCGACCAAGCAGGGTGACCTCTATGTGCTCGACCGGCGGAGCGGCAAGCCGATCATTCCGGTCGAGGAAGTCGCCGCACCCGGCGGCGCTATCCCCGAAGATATTTCAGCGCCAACCCAACCGGTCTCCGGCCTCACCTTCATGCCGCCGCCACTGCAAGAGAGGGACATGTGGGGCATCTCGATGTTCGACCAGTTCGCCTGCCGCATAGCCTTCAGGTCGCTCAAATACGAGGGCCGCTATACGCCGCCTTCGTTCGAAGGAACGCTGGTCTATCCGGGTAATTTCGGCACATTCAACTGGGGCTCGGTGGCGGTCGACCCGGAACGGCAGGTGATGTTCGGCATGCCGACCTATCTCGCCTTCACATCCCGGCTCGTTCCGCGCGACCAGATCCCGCCGAAGCAGGCGGGCGAAACAGGCAGCGAGCAGGGCCTCAACCGCAATGAAGGCGCGCCCTACGGCGTCTTCATGGGACCGTTCCTCGGTCCGCTGCAGATCCCCTGCCAGGCCCCTCCCTGGGGCTATGTCGCGGGCGCCGACCTCAGGACGGGCAAGATCGCCTACAAGCACAAGAACGGCACCGTCTACGACATGACGCCGCTGCCGCTGCCCTTCAAAGTCGGCGTGCCGGGCATCGGCGGACCGATGATCACCAAGGGCGGCGTCGCCTTCCTGGGTGCCGCTGTCGACAACTATTTGAGAGCCTACGACCTTACCACCGGCAGTCAGCTCTGGGAGGCGCGACTGCCCGCAGGCGGGCAGTCGACGCCGATGACCTACGCCGTCGGCGACAAGCAATATGTGCTGATGGTTGCTGGCGGCCACGGTTCGGTCGGTACCAAGCCGGGCGACTACGTTATCGCTTACACCCTGCCCTGA
- a CDS encoding protein adenylyltransferase SelO yields the protein MNHIPPQSASGTAPVPFDNSYARLPANFYAHVEPTPVAEPWLIKFNRKLAEELGLDGEALERDGAAIFSGNKVPPGATPIAMAYAGHQFGTFVPQLGDGRAILLGEVVDRNGNRRDIQLKGSGQTPYSRRGDGRAALGPVLREYIISEAMHALGVPTTRALAATVTGQPVYREQILPGAVFTRVASSHIRVGTFQFFAARGDMESVKALADYAIERHYPELKDSEQAYFSLFKAVAARQAALIARWLHIGFIHGVMNTDNMAISGETIDFGPCAFMDAYDPKKVFSSIDQFGRYAYANQPAIGQWNLARLAETLVPLFDPVADTAVNLANDALTEYGSIFQKHWLDGMRRKIGLSTEEDGDLDLIQSLLTLMHEGNADFTLVFRRLAASADDEGADPALVELFEKPGAVSPWLRDWRRRLAREALDAGARAAAMRSVSPAFIPRNHRVEQAIEAATRDADFSLFEALLDVTSRPYEDRPEHAAYAAPPEPGEEVLQTFCGT from the coding sequence CCGTTCCCTTCGACAACAGCTATGCGCGGTTGCCGGCGAACTTCTATGCTCATGTCGAGCCGACACCGGTTGCGGAGCCGTGGCTGATCAAGTTCAACCGAAAGCTCGCCGAAGAGCTTGGCCTCGATGGAGAAGCGCTCGAACGCGACGGCGCGGCGATCTTTTCAGGCAACAAGGTCCCCCCTGGCGCAACGCCGATTGCCATGGCCTATGCGGGACACCAGTTCGGCACCTTCGTCCCGCAGCTCGGTGACGGGCGCGCCATCCTGCTTGGCGAGGTGGTCGATCGGAACGGAAACAGACGCGACATCCAGCTCAAAGGATCCGGCCAGACACCCTATTCCCGCCGCGGCGATGGACGGGCGGCGCTCGGACCGGTGCTGCGGGAATACATCATCAGCGAAGCGATGCATGCGCTCGGCGTGCCGACGACCCGCGCGCTCGCTGCAACCGTCACCGGCCAGCCGGTCTATCGCGAGCAGATCCTGCCCGGTGCGGTCTTCACCCGCGTCGCCTCAAGCCATATCCGGGTCGGTACGTTTCAATTCTTTGCCGCCCGCGGCGACATGGAGTCGGTCAAGGCCCTGGCCGACTACGCGATCGAACGGCATTACCCGGAGTTGAAGGATAGCGAACAAGCCTATTTTTCGCTGTTCAAGGCGGTCGCCGCGCGGCAGGCGGCGCTGATTGCCCGCTGGCTCCACATCGGCTTCATCCACGGGGTGATGAACACCGACAACATGGCAATCTCCGGCGAGACGATCGATTTCGGCCCTTGCGCCTTCATGGACGCCTATGACCCGAAGAAGGTGTTCAGCTCGATCGACCAGTTTGGTCGCTATGCCTATGCCAACCAGCCGGCCATTGGCCAGTGGAACCTTGCGCGTCTCGCTGAAACGCTGGTGCCGCTGTTCGACCCGGTCGCCGATACGGCGGTCAACCTCGCGAACGACGCGCTCACCGAATACGGATCGATCTTCCAGAAGCATTGGCTCGACGGCATGCGCCGCAAGATTGGGCTTTCGACCGAAGAGGACGGCGATCTCGATCTGATCCAATCGCTGCTCACCCTGATGCATGAGGGCAACGCTGACTTCACCCTTGTCTTCCGGCGCCTCGCGGCATCGGCTGACGACGAGGGCGCCGACCCGGCCCTCGTCGAGCTTTTCGAAAAGCCCGGCGCAGTTTCGCCCTGGCTTCGTGACTGGCGCAGGCGCCTGGCCCGCGAAGCGCTCGATGCCGGCGCACGCGCCGCGGCGATGCGATCCGTCAGCCCGGCCTTCATTCCGCGCAACCATCGGGTGGAACAGGCCATCGAGGCAGCGACTCGCGACGCGGATTTCTCGCTGTTCGAAGCGCTGCTCGACGTCACGTCCAGGCCTTATGAAGACCGGCCCGAGCACGCGGCCTACGCTGCCCCGCCCGAGCCTGGCGAAGAAGTGCTGCAGACCTTCTGCGGTACCTGA